The Vibrio diazotrophicus DNA window CAGTTCAACCGACTGCTTTACAGTGTAAATCTGCGCGCCTTTCTGTTTGGCATCTTCAAGATAGCTTTGCAGACGTTCTAACTGCGCTTGATTGATGATACCCGCACAATCCAATACACCGTGTTTGTTGATAAAACGTTTAGCAAAACGCTTCAAATACAACTCAACAAACTGCTCAACCTTGTCGGCGGGCAACATCACGTAATCTGGTGCAATACATATCTGCCCAGAGTTAATCGCTTTGCCTTGCATGATGTTGTCAATGCTACGGACCAAGTCTGCATCCGGTGCGATAATTGTCGGCGATTTACCACCCAGTTCCAGAGTGACAGGCGTTAAATTTTTTGCCGCAGATTGCGCGACGATTTTGCCCACCGGAGTTGAGCCAGTGAAAAGCAGATGATCGAAAGGCAAAGAGCTGAATGCTGTTGCTATGGTTAAATCCCCTTCCACACACACCGCAATATCACCTAAAGAACTGATGACTCTCGTCAGCACCTTGTTGGTTGCAGGAGTGTATTCACTGAACTTAATCATCGCTTGGTTACCCGCCGCTATAGCAGTAACAAGCGGAGACAAGCTCAGCATTGCTGGGAAGTTCCAAGGCACCACGATTCCGACTACACCTAACGGCTGGTAGTGCACTTGCACTTTCGAAGGCAAAACCAATAACCCCGCATGACGGCGCGATGGTTTCATCCACTTTTTAAGATTCTTTTGGGTGTACTTAATCTGGTTGATAACAGGCAGTACATCACAGAAGGTGCTGTCAAAATGCGGACGGAAACCGAAGTCTTCACTGAGCGCTTCCACGAGCGCT harbors:
- a CDS encoding coniferyl aldehyde dehydrogenase, giving the protein MNRVSAVEAQWQKLQVTELEVLHAQYSRLRLQYANDPSPSFDQRLQRLSALKAALLKEKKALVEALSEDFGFRPHFDSTFCDVLPVINQIKYTQKNLKKWMKPSRRHAGLLVLPSKVQVHYQPLGVVGIVVPWNFPAMLSLSPLVTAIAAGNQAMIKFSEYTPATNKVLTRVISSLGDIAVCVEGDLTIATAFSSLPFDHLLFTGSTPVGKIVAQSAAKNLTPVTLELGGKSPTIIAPDADLVRSIDNIMQGKAINSGQICIAPDYVMLPADKVEQFVELYLKRFAKRFINKHGVLDCAGIINQAQLERLQSYLEDAKQKGAQIYTVKQSVELKATQMAPSLVTNVTDDMWLMQNEIFGPILPVIGYKTIEEAIERVNSHARPLALYLMTDDNDIAEYVLKHTHSGGVCINDTLMHVAADSAPFGGIGDSGMGHYHGIEGFKTFTHAKTVVRSWSKLPRSSWLLNHRKSILYLLNRFLIR